In Engraulis encrasicolus isolate BLACKSEA-1 chromosome 2, IST_EnEncr_1.0, whole genome shotgun sequence, the sequence GCAACATCATCCTGGACGGGGCTCTGCAGTCTCTGGTAAAGCTCATTGGTAACATTACACAAACCGAATCAAGACACAACTTGGATGAGTCCTGTTTGgtgatgacaataataataacaacagcaataGGAATAATATTTTTGAACACTGTTCAGGACACTGTACATCAATTGTCCAATCCGTAAAATCAAACAAACTGCAACAAGAAAAGAACAATGAAGTTTGTTATCAGCAATCTGTTCAATCTTGTTTAATTTAAACAAATATTAGATTTGTATGAAATGAATTCCGGGATCCTCTTCTTCCCCTGAGTAATGCATTTAACCTGAAGTTGCTCCAGGTGTTGTCCCTTGAGGTGGTTTAAGCATAAATGGCTCTGGATGAGTGCAACAGCTAAAACCATGCACAATTTAAAGTatatttgtctttaaaaaaaatcaggcACCCACATGCACTATGCATTCTCTAAGTAGGAACAATGAAATCCTAGTGCAGAAATGTAGGTAATATGTGCACCATTTTCGCTGACTTATCTCCGCCTTAAGCTTGGCTGTAAGCTCATCCTTACATCCCATAGTGTAAGTGTAATTCATCACACATATTCGCAAGATTTGATTGCACTAATACATTGTTAATTGTGTACACAGTCTGTATACACATGGCTGTTTCATTTAATGTATCAATTAAGCATTCATTCTTCAGTCTTTGTATAGTATCTAGTTGTTACTCTAGCTCAAAGGGTCTGTATGGCCATGCACTTGTGTTTATGAGGAAAAGGGTTTATTCTATACAGAGACAAATCCACCATGCTATCAGGACTAAAAGGAGAATGTGGGCTCCCTTGTCAACCTCTGTGGGAATACCCTGGGATTACTGCTGTGAAACGAGCAGAACTTGACCTAAAAGTGTATTATTTtagtattatattatatgtattgtGAGGAAATGAGAAACGCGCCGTTGCTCCTAAATGAATGGTTTTCAAGGCAAGAAGATCCAGTCATccagaacaaaacaaaatgtaTTAGTAAACATTGCCTTGTGAAAGTAGATCAGCTTTGTGACTCCTGGTTGAGCTTGTTATGATACACctgtgttttttgttcttttttcaaaTGGATTATACCTTCTCATGCTCAGTCAGAAACTTGATTTGCATGTTTGAAGGTGCCTCAGAGCGCTAGATGCGTCCTCTGTGATGACTCCAGACGCTCGCAGCCTTTAAAGTGGTTGCCTGTGTTGATAGATGCCCGGAGTGGCAAAATGGCTTTCAGCTCTAAGCCCTGCATATTATTAAATGTCACATGCCTGTgccgtgtgtgagagaaaaatctGTTGTTGAAGGTTTAAGGTCATTGTTTTCTTTCAACTGCTCCAATTTGTTGTGTTGGAGAATGTAAACCATTAAATCCACAAGGCTGTGATGGCAAGGTTATATTGTATACCGGTATGTGGAAAAAGAATCCTGCATTGAAACAGACCAGGTGATTAGTTATGCTGGCAACGATAGCAAGTTGAAAGTTGTTGAACCATTAATCTACTTCATGGCAAAATCCTACTTCCTGATTTGCTTCTCTCTACATTACCTAGGCCCAGTTATTCAAGCATGGGAAGAGGGATGACTTGCTTCCATACGGTTAGTGGCctatacactcctctcctctctcccttcacctctgcaccatcacacagaaaaaaaagattgtaCGTGTGTAAAATCACTAGCTGGCTTGCTGTATCGAAACCTGATTTATCATCCTACATTCCACTTCCTAGAATGTAATTGTCAATTAACTGCCAACAAAAAACAAGGCAGACAGAGCAGCTTATAGGAGTATCTATTGGCCCTGTTACTATGCAGATTGCATATAGACATTTTTAAAGCCACACTCCATACTTTTTGGCAATAAGCTCATTTCTTTGACACAACTTGAAACTCCATGCACGTTTTTTTTCATTGAGCCAAATGGGACCAACTAGCAACTAGCTGGACCCATCCTACTGTGTGCTCTAAAATAGACCCATTTCAAATCTCCCTTTTATAGGTAAGATTATTGATGAAGTAGTATTTCCACAGTACGTGGAAGTCCTTGTACACAACCCTGCAGCTgttcaggtgcaggtgtaaggcaaaCTTGATCAgaatgaaaagttcattaaacacctCACACtgaatactgttcttttttcctctttattttttggagcgaacgATGCGTTTCACCCACTGGTAGTACTTACCCAGATTAATGACTACCGTCACTGTTGTGTGTCCCtggtcctctgtctctcctcagcCTCCACGGTGCTCCAGTGCCTGGATAAGAAGTGTCTGGGGGAGAGTGGGCAGGCCAAGCTGAGGAAGCTGTGTGTGAAGCTGGTGCAGAGGCTGGGCCTCACCTTCCTCAAGCCACGCGTCGCCCGCTGGAGGTGAGACACTGCTGAGAAGACTGGAGAGCTGGCTCACTGTCACCATTTGCCAATTGCAAATGCGCTTTCGAAAAAGGCGCCttcaaaaaacgcctgctaaatgcctatccctttttgggaaaaggtgacctatgcctattaaaacctacatGTCTCAGAATCCAACGCAcacaaaacatgaaataagttgcatttaaaatctaggATCCTcattttgtgttaaaatgtgttcattcagctgtagcaTGCATACCCACATTTAACAAAAAagaaaccctcaaatctcaagggCCTGAATGCAGCGTTTATGTGGCTCCAGGCACCAATGGTCAAACaatgtatacgcagcatcagactaaaatgggttgagccaggggttcccaacctattccaattTGGGTCCCACTTGAAAATGTCAAAgctgttcggggcccacctctgatccTATAAACAAAACAGCTCAAACTAAatggtcaacagcaacacacacacaaatattattttgtttaaaaaaaaataaataaggccCAGTCGTAATGCTTTCCAGGCCCACCAGTGAGCCCTGGTGCCGCAGTTTGATCACTGCCTTAAGGGATGTTCTTTTGCTGGTACGGATGTATAGATGAGAGACGCCTTCCTACTATTTAGTCTAACAAATGAATTCagtgctgtttttattttttcatatcattaatgtactgtatgttcacatCTTCCACACTTGCAAGTCAAATCCGCACACCATAGAAAGTACAGTAAGGTGTTTGACATTTAAACTGGTCTTTTTCCAACACATTGTGTATGAAAAAAATATTACAGTATTTGCTAAGAATCGTAACGACCTCATCAGagcatgtaggattgtggccagagtaggcattgcaaccatGCTGATCATTCCCATTTTTTACTGTCAATGTTCCCATTTGCTCTTTTCATGATTATCTTTTCATTTACTTTAGTAAATACTACAATACCACCATacattctggaagtaaactactaaaTAAATGCATACACCTTTAATCTGCTAGGCACTGGCAGACCTTTTTTTCAAATGTCCTGGAGGTGTGCCATGCAGTGATTAATAGTATAAATTGCTAGACTGGATTCAGAGGAAAGCGCCGAACTGGTTTTAGCGTGCTTTTGAAGTGGTTTTGATTCCTTTTGTCCTCAGGTACCAGAGAGGCAGTAGATCCTTGGCTCTGAACCTGGCCCAGTCAACTTCCTCCACTCCAGCCGTGGCCACCACTCCTGACGACTCAGTCCAGGACGAGGACTATGACATTCCAGAGGAGGTGGAGAACGTTATTGGTAAGTAGCAGCATCTTCCTAATGCTCATCAGTTTATTGAGCTCATATTAGATACTAGATCAGGTGCTTTAGATAGGTGCCCAGCCATGACTccggttgttttttttccccagagcAACTCCTCGTTGGACTGAAGGACAAGGACACTATTGTTCGCTGGTCAGCTGCCAAGGGGTACAGATGTTTTTGTGCACATTTCTATCAAAATATTTTATTGTCaagtatttgttgttgtttcattgtcaagtatttttttgttttgtttttgtgttcatCAGAATTGGAAGGGTGACTGGCAGACTCCCAAAAGAACTGGCAGATGAAGTGGTTGGTTCAGTGCTGGACTGTTTCAGGTAGTACTTTAATTTCTTACATTGTCTATGATTATATTTTTGTTGGTGTTATTACTGCTGATACTGGTTTGTCATTTCTGCAGTGTCTTAAATGCTATTTATCTGTCTTTCAGTTTTCAGGAGACTGATAATGCCTGGCATGGTGGCTGCTTGGCGTTGGCAGAGCTTGGCAGAAGGGGACTGCTACTGCCCTCTCGTCTGCCTGATGGTAGGTATACTCAACTGTTAGTCTAACGCAGATGTCTCACGACAGTCCAAAATATCttgcactgtatgccattttttGTGTGGAACATGCACTTAGTGACAACTAGTGTTTCGCACACATCAAGTTGGAAGAGTGGCATGCAGTAGATGGACAAACTGGCATTCAAAATATAATTTGACATAATTGGGTGTGCGTTCAGAGTATCAAATCAGAGGCTGGATGAAAAAGACAGacaatttaattttaaaaaagaacAGAATTCTGGGAATTAAATGTTGACACAGTAATACAATGTTAATATATatttgttttgctctgtgcatGGTATTGTCTAGTCAAAAACATCTACCACAGTGGTTATTTCACATACTTTATTATTAAATCATAGTCATTTAAAATCAGCATTGAACACATCTTGTTGCATCACCCCATTATTTACAGTGCATACTAGAATGGTGACATTGGTCTCATAATACTTAATACATAATAGTAAACATTTTTATGAAAAATAGGATTGtcagttgtttaaaaaaaagctttaatcaacattgcataaGTAGAATATTCTTCCATTGATTCCCCACATTTTGTACACAAATCTTACAAAACATGCTTGTTAATTTTATCAATGCATGTCTTCTGCAAATCCAAGCCTCCAAAATCAACTGCAGCGAGGCCTTTTCTTTGGGATGTGGCTTGGCTGTCTAGCGCTCGTCTTTTTGCTAGTCCTTTTAGGAGCGTCGTTCCTGGTTTCCACTCTTTCCGTCTGTGTCTGACACACTTTCGTTTTCTCAAGCTCTGTATTGGCTGTGTGGTCAGGCTCTTTTGACGTCTCCGTAGGTGTAGAACCGAGACTGACCGCACCGCCAGTGTTTCTGCTGCAGGTGGCGCTGTCCTGGCTCTCTGGGCTGGAGCAGGCCAGCTGGCACAGGGCAAAGGCTGCCGTCTCCCTCTGGTCGCTGTGTTCCCCAGTAGCCTCGTATGTCCTCCACACTGAGGAGACCTCGGAGGCCTGGGAGGGAGCAGGAGAGCTATTGGGTGCTGGGGATAGCGTCTGTGGGGTAGAGGATGCTGGGCTGCTGGGTCGAGGTTTCATGCAGAGGTTCAGAGGCATTTCGTCCTGAGTGTCGTTGTCCTTAGCGGTGCTGCTTCCCTCGGCGTGGTCTCTCCTTGAGAGGTCAAGAGGCGCCTGGTCATCTTCCTCTtcaccatcagcatcatcatcgtcatcatcctctGCTCTTTGATCACTTGGCAGACTGCTGCCGAAATAGCTGGCTTGCACTTGTGCCCTGCATGAAGGTAAAGCCAAAGACAAGGAGGCGGCGGTTAGTTAGTTTTGCTTTTACATATTTATAACTTTCAAATGAATGATCTTTAAACATAAACATCTGAAAGAACTCTGTGGTTTTTAATGAAATGCTGCTAAAGCAGGCAAGTCATAATGAGTGGCTCGGTTTGCATGATGATGTCACTTACCTCCCTTGATGCTCCAGCGCTCTCTGCTTAAGCAAGGCTTGTGGTAGCACTGGCACGAGCGCCAGTGGTTTGGTGACCATCGGGCTGGAATCTCTCCACGGCTGGAGCGTAGTCAACTCTGGCTGGGCTGCACGCCGGTCATCATCTGAGGACTCTGCCTGGCTGTACACACCTTTGTGGGGCCGATCTGGAGACCCGGCGGCAGAAGATCCAGACATGGGGCTGAGGCGTGTGGCAGACTTGTCCTTGTTCTGCTCCTGACGGCTCTGCTCTCCCTCGCGCTTGGTGCCGAAAGCCTcgtccagaggaggaggaggagggcggtaACCCCTGTGGTCTCTGAAGTCATAGCCACCACGGCCGTAAACCTCCAGTGAAATGTAGCGCGGCGTTGGCAAGGCAGTAGGGATGTCAGGGGAGTGGTACAGGCCATACTGCAGAGGAGACGTCTGGTAGAGGTGATGGCCGTATCTGGAGTAGTAGTGCTGCAGGAGGGCTGGACTTGGGGACTCCAGAGCTGGGGGAACCATGGCGTTGAAGTGATGGAACCGCGAGTCCACGGGCTCTGGGCGGAAAGACGGAGTGGTGGAGCTGCTTGGTAGGGAATGGCCGGCAGGTAGTGGGTACGGCTGGTAAAGCGAGGACAGAGGACGGTCTGGTAGCATGTAAGGAGGATATTCTGGAATCAGGTGAGGGAGGACCGGCTTCACTGTCAGTGGGCCGTGTATCCAGGGGACAGAGGGATGGACGAATGGTGTGACTGTAGCCGGAGGCTGTTCGACTTTTGAAGCGGTTTGGCCATCTTTCTTCTCCCTGAGTGGGGTTACTGGAGAGAAGGCTGAGGTGGTTGTGAGGTTTGCCTTGACTACTTCCTTCACTGTGGACTCTTCAGTTGGAATTTCTTCCCTTGAAAGGTCGCACTTTGGTACCTCGTCTTTTTCCTTCTCATCCTTAGCGTTGTCGTTTTTCATTGGTGCGTCTTGTGGTTTGGCTTTCTGTGGCTTTACACTTTTGATGTTGCACACCAGGGTCTTCTCTGCTGGAGGACTGGGGGTTACCTCCTTTGCAGGGCTTTGTGGCCCAACTTTTGCCATCTTGCTTGTGTGCTCGGTCCTCTGCGACACCAAAGACAGGGAGTTCTTGCACAGGTTGTATTTCATGTGGTTGAAGAGGTGTGACTTGACGTTGCAGGTGAAGGGACACTGGAAGCACTGGTATTTGAAGGGCTTGCCAGGTGGTCTGGGAATGTAGTGGGGTTTCTTCGGCTTGCGATCCTGTCGACTGTCCATTTTTTGAGTCTCCCTCTCAGATTTTGAGGCATCCACCTGTAGCCAGacaaaaagtcacaaagtttaaAACGTCTACCTCGTATCCAGTTACAGAGGGTAGAAAGTTTTGAGTGGAAAAGCTGCCCATTTACTCAATAACTGT encodes:
- the znf750 gene encoding zinc finger protein 750; protein product: MLLETASTEAAVDASKSERETQKMDSRQDRKPKKPHYIPRPPGKPFKYQCFQCPFTCNVKSHLFNHMKYNLCKNSLSLVSQRTEHTSKMAKVGPQSPAKEVTPSPPAEKTLVCNIKSVKPQKAKPQDAPMKNDNAKDEKEKDEVPKCDLSREEIPTEESTVKEVVKANLTTTSAFSPVTPLREKKDGQTASKVEQPPATVTPFVHPSVPWIHGPLTVKPVLPHLIPEYPPYMLPDRPLSSLYQPYPLPAGHSLPSSSTTPSFRPEPVDSRFHHFNAMVPPALESPSPALLQHYYSRYGHHLYQTSPLQYGLYHSPDIPTALPTPRYISLEVYGRGGYDFRDHRGYRPPPPPLDEAFGTKREGEQSRQEQNKDKSATRLSPMSGSSAAGSPDRPHKGVYSQAESSDDDRRAAQPELTTLQPWRDSSPMVTKPLALVPVLPQALLKQRALEHQGRAQVQASYFGSSLPSDQRAEDDDDDDADGEEEDDQAPLDLSRRDHAEGSSTAKDNDTQDEMPLNLCMKPRPSSPASSTPQTLSPAPNSSPAPSQASEVSSVWRTYEATGEHSDQRETAAFALCQLACSSPESQDSATCSRNTGGAVSLGSTPTETSKEPDHTANTELEKTKVCQTQTERVETRNDAPKRTSKKTSARQPSHIPKKRPRCS